The DNA region GGCTGGGAAGAGGGATCGGGCTCGTTCCTGCGCCGCTTCCCGCCCGTCGCCCGCCTGGGCCGCGCGGGGTGGCGCGCCGCCCACCTCGCCGCCGTCTCCCCCCTGGCGCTCCGCCTCGCCCGCCGCGCCCGCCGCCTGGCGTCGGGGGCAGAAGGCGGATAGCACAGGCGGATAAATCCGCGGCAACAACGGCAGAAAGCCTCGCAAACCCCGCGAGGCTTCAACCGCGAACCCCATTCTGCCCTGCGCCCGGTGTCGTCGCGCGAAGCGCCGAAGTCCCTCCCCCAGGCCGTTTTGGGGGAGGGACAGGCGCCGCAGGCGCCAGGGAGAGGGCCCCCCGCCGCCGCGCCGCACCGATCGAAGCGCCGCAGCCCCCGCACTTCGCACCCCGCACTTCGCACCTCGCACTTTCCGTCCACCCGCCTTTCGCGAACCCGCCCGCCTCCCTATCTTCTCCCGTTTTCACGACGTAGCCCGACCCCGAGCCCGAAGGAGCCATGGCGCTGGACCCGGCGGTGGAGCAGCGGATCGCGCGCGCGAAGGAGAGCTTCGCCCGCAACGCCTACGTGGCCGCCCTCGAAGACCTGCTCTTCGTGGCCGAGCGCCACCCCGAGTTCGCCGACGTGCAGAACCTGATGGGGCTGTGCCTGTCGCTGGCCGGGCGCCCCGAAGAGGCGCTGGAGGCGTTCGAGCGCGCCACGCGGCTCAACCCCGGCTACGTCGAGGCGCACCTGAACCGCGCCATCACGCTCAACGACCTGGGCCGCACCGACGAGGCACGCGAGAGCTTCCAGAAGGCCGCCGACGCCGACGAGGAGAAGACCGGCGGGGGCCGCTTCTCCTCCGCCGCGGCCGCCCGGCTGGCCAACATGCACCTGGAGCTGGGCGACACCTACGCCGCCGCCGGCGCGCTCCCCGAGGCGCTCGAGGAGTACCGCAAGGCCGCGGAGCTGCGCCCCCAGTTCCTCGACATCCGGAACAAGCTGGCCCGCGCCCTCATCGACCTGGGAGATCCCGGCACCGCCGTCGGCGAGCTGGTGTCGATCCTGGACCTGAACCCCGCCTTCGCCGCCGCGCGCGCCAACCTGGGGCTCGCCTTCTGGCGCCTGCACCGCCCCGAAGAAGCCGAGGCCGAGTGGCGCCGCACCCTGGCCCAGCAGCCCGGGAACGCGCAGGTGCAGGGCTACCTGGGGATGGTCGAGCGGCACCGCGAGCGCCCCGCGCACGGGTAATCGCCCGAGGCGCGGAACTCGGGACCCGGTCCGGGGTTCCCCCGTACCTCGCGCTCCGCACCTTCGCACTTCGAATCCGAACCCGCCCCGCCCGCCGGGGTATGCGCACTTCATGACCAGAAACCGCTTCGTGCGGCGGGCCGCGCCCGCCCTCCTCGCGCTCCTCCTCCCCGCCTGCGCGGTCTTCAAGAAGCAGGTCCCGCTCACCCCCGAGCAGGCGTACGAGCGCGGCATGGCCGCCCACGCCGCCGGCCGGCACTCGCGCGCCGCGGTGTTCCTCTCCACCTGGGTGCAGGCCAACGCCGCCGGCGACCCGCGCATGCCCGGCGCGCTCCTGGCGCTGGCCAGGAGCCACCTGGAGACCGGCGAGTATCTCACCGCGGGGTCCGAGTTCCTGCGCATCGTCACCGACTACCCCACCGCGCCCGAGCAGACCCCGGCGCGCTTCGGCATCTGCCGGGCATACCGGGGGATGAGCCCCAAGGCGCCGCTCGACCAGCAGTACACGCACGCGGCCATCACCTACTGCGACTCGTACGCCGGGTACTATCCCGCCACCCCGCAGGCCGACACCGCCCGCGCCTGGGTGGCCGACATGCGCCAGAAGCTCGCCGAGAAGGCGTACCTGAACGGGATGTTCTACTTCCGGCGCGGCGCCTACGACGCCAGCGTGATCTACTTCAACGAGGCCGCCGCCCAGTACCCCGAGACCCGGTGGGCCCCGGCCGCGCTGCTCAAGGTGGTGGAGGCGTACGAGAAGATCGGCTACAGGGAAGAGGCCGAGGAGGCGCGGCAGCAGCTGCGCGCCCGCTTCCCCCAGAGCGCCGAGGCGCGCTCGCTCCCGCCCGCCCCGGCGGCCACCGCGGCGAGCACCACCCCGTAAGGCCGCGGAGGCGCGCGCCGTGAGGCTCGGCGTCTTCGGCGGCACCTTCGACCCGCCGCACCTGGGGCACCTGGCGGCCGCCTCCGACGCCGCCCACGCGCTCGCCCTCGACCGCGTGGTGTGGGTGCCCGCGGCCGACCACCCCTTCAAGGGGAGCGCCGTGCGCACCCGCGCCGAAGTGCGGCTGGAGATGGTGCGCGCGGCAATTGCAGGAGACCCCCGCTTCGAGGCCAGCGACCTGGAGATGAGGCGCGCCGGTCCCTCGTACACGGTCGACACGCTCCGGGAGCTGCGCAGCGCGCACCCCGGAGCGGAGTTGTTCTTCCTGACCGGGGCCGACAACCTGCGCGACCTGCCGAAATGGCGGGAGCCGGACGAGATCGTCCGCCTCGCCTGCCTGGTGGTGGTGTCGCGGGAGGGCGAAAGCCTGCCGGAAGATGCAGAGCACCCGGCCCGCGCCGTGCACGTGCCCCGGCTGGACGTCTCCTCCACCGAGGTCCGCCGCCGGGTGGCGGCCGGAGAGCCGATCCGATACCTGGTCCCCGACGGAGTCCGCGCCGTCATCGAGCGCGAAGGGCTCTACCGGGGCTGAAACGCATTGCCGGGAAACCGAAGGCAGACATCATGTTGAAGAGCATCGTGCGGGCGGTCTTCGGCACGCGCCACCAGCGCGAGCTGAAGCGCCTGCAGCCCGTGGTCGACGAGATCAACCGCGAGTTCGAGCGGCTGCAGACGCTTAGCGACGACGAGTTGCGGGCGCAGACGGAGAAGTTCCGCGCGTACATCGCCGAGTCCACCGCCGACGTGCGCGCCGAGCTCGAGGCGCTGCGCGAGGAGCGGCGCCACTCCGAGAGCGCCGCCGAGCGCGAGGAGCTCTCGCAGCGGATGGGCGCCGTGGAGACGCGCCTCAAGGAGGCCACCGAGGCCGCCCTCGACGAGATCCTCCCCGAGGCGTTCGCCACCGTCAAGGAGGCGTGCCGCCGCCTGGTGGGCACCGAGGTCACCGTCACCGGGCAGACGCTCCTCTGGGACATGGTCCCCTACGACGTGCAGCTGATCGGCGGGATCGTGCTGCACCAGGGGAAGGTGGCCGAGATGGCCACCGGCGAGGGGAAGACGCTGGTGGCCACCCTGCCGCTCTACCTGAACGCCCTCACCGGCCGCGGCGCCCACCTGGTCACCGTGAACGCGTACCTCGCCCAGCGCGACAGCGAGTGGATGGGGCACGTCTACAAGTTCCTGGGCCTCACGGTGGGGTGCATCGACCTGCACGAGCCCAACACCCCCGAGCGGCGCGAGGCGTACGGCGCCGACATCACCTACGGCACCAACAACGAGTTCGGCTTCGACTACCTGCGCGACAACATGGTGCACGAGCTCGCGCACCGCGTGCAGAGGGGCCACGCCTTCGCCATCGTCGACGAGGTCGACTCGGTGCTGATCGACGAGGCGCGCACCCCGCTCATCATCTCGGGCCCCGTGGGCACCGAGACCAACGCGGCGTACGCGCGCTACAACCCCTCGGTGTCCGACCTCTACCGCCGGCAGACGCGCATCGTCAACGAGCTGATCGCCCAGGCCGAGAAGGACATCGAGGGCGGCGACCTGTACTCCGCCGGCGAGCGGCTCTTCCTGGCCAGGCGGGGGACGCCCAGGAACAAGCGCCTCCTCAAGCTGCTGGCCGACGACCCCGGGCTGCAGAAGTCGATCTCCAAGGTGGAGCGCGACTACATGCTCGAGAAGAAGGTGCACGAGCTCGAGGAGCAGCTCCTCTTCTCCATGGACGAGAAGGGGCACAACGTGCACCTCACCGACCAGGGGCTGGACGTGCTGGCCCCGGACGACCACGAGGCGTTCGTGGTCCCCGACATCTCCGAGGCGGTGCACCGGGTGGAGGCCGACCCCACGCTCTCCCTCGACGAGAAGCGCGACGCCATCGCCACGCTGGAGCGCGAGTACGCGGAGAAGAGCGAGAAGATCCACGTGATCCACCAGCTCCTCAAGGCGTACACGCTCTTCAACAAGGACGAGCAGTACGTGATCCAGGGCGGCGAGGTGATGATCGTCGACGAGTTCACCGGGCGCATGATGCCGGGGCGCCGGTGGAGCGACGGGCTGCACCAGGCGGTGGAGGCCAAGGAGGGCGTCTCGGTGCGCGCCGAGACGCAGACGCTGGCCACCATCACCATCCAGAACTACTTCCGCATGTACGACAAGCTCGGCGGCATGACCGGCACCGCCGAGACCGAGGAGGGCGAGTTCCACTCCATCTACGGCCTGGAGGTGATGGTCATCCCCACCAACCGGCCGGCCCGGCGCGACGACCGCCACGACCTGGTCTACAAGACCAAGCGCGAGAAGTACAACGCCCTGATCCAGGAGATCGGCCGCCTGCACGCCATGGAGCTCCCCGTGCTGGTGGGCACCGTGAGCGTCGACGTCTCCGAGACGCTCTCGCGCATGCTCAAGCGCGCCGGGATCCCGCACGAGGTGCTGAACGCCAAGCAGCACCAGCGCGAGGCCGAGATCGTGGCCCGCGCCGGCCAGCCGGGCTCGGTGACCATCGCCACGAACATGGCCGGGCGCGGCACCGACATCAAGCTGGGCCCCGGCGTCACCGAGGCGCGCACCATCGCCTGGCTGAAGGAGAAGGGCGCCGACCTCAAGGCGCTCTCCACCGTCCCCGACCCGGCGCAGGCGGTGGACCTCGCCACGCAGCCCGACGACTACGTGGTGGAGGAGGGCGGGCTGCACATCCTGGGGAGCGAGCGCCACGAGTCGCGGCGCATCGACCGGCAGCTGCGCGGGCGCGCCGGCCGCCAGGGCGACCCCGGCGCCAGCCAGTTCTTCCTGTCGCTGGAAGACGACCTGATGCGCCTCTTCGGCTCGGAGCGGATCGCCGGGATCATGGACAAGCTGGGGGCCGAGGAGGGCGAGGTCATCACCCACCCCTGGATCACCGGCTCCATCTCCAGCGCGCAGAAGCGGGTGGAGATGCAGCACTTCGACTCGCGCAAGCGGCTGCTGGACTACGACGACGTGATGAACCAGCAGCGCGAGGTCGTCTACGACCTGCGCACCTTCGCGCTGGAGGGCGGCGAGGAGCTGCGGGGCGAGGTGTGGGAGATGATCGAGCGGGCGCTGCCGCCGCTCGTCGACGAGTACACCGACGCGGCGCACCCCGAGGAGTGGGACCTGGCGGGACTGCGCCAGCGGCTGATGCTGGACTTCTTCATCAGCGCCGACCGGCTCCCGGGCGAGGATGGGGCGGGGGAGGGCTTCGACACGCGCGACGAGGTGCGGGAGTACGTGCTGGAGACGGCGCGCGAGGCGTACCACCGCAAGCTCGAC from Longimicrobium sp. includes:
- a CDS encoding tetratricopeptide repeat protein, with translation MALDPAVEQRIARAKESFARNAYVAALEDLLFVAERHPEFADVQNLMGLCLSLAGRPEEALEAFERATRLNPGYVEAHLNRAITLNDLGRTDEARESFQKAADADEEKTGGGRFSSAAAARLANMHLELGDTYAAAGALPEALEEYRKAAELRPQFLDIRNKLARALIDLGDPGTAVGELVSILDLNPAFAAARANLGLAFWRLHRPEEAEAEWRRTLAQQPGNAQVQGYLGMVERHRERPAHG
- the bamD gene encoding outer membrane protein assembly factor BamD gives rise to the protein MTRNRFVRRAAPALLALLLPACAVFKKQVPLTPEQAYERGMAAHAAGRHSRAAVFLSTWVQANAAGDPRMPGALLALARSHLETGEYLTAGSEFLRIVTDYPTAPEQTPARFGICRAYRGMSPKAPLDQQYTHAAITYCDSYAGYYPATPQADTARAWVADMRQKLAEKAYLNGMFYFRRGAYDASVIYFNEAAAQYPETRWAPAALLKVVEAYEKIGYREEAEEARQQLRARFPQSAEARSLPPAPAATAASTTP
- the nadD gene encoding nicotinate-nucleotide adenylyltransferase, with the translated sequence MRLGVFGGTFDPPHLGHLAAASDAAHALALDRVVWVPAADHPFKGSAVRTRAEVRLEMVRAAIAGDPRFEASDLEMRRAGPSYTVDTLRELRSAHPGAELFFLTGADNLRDLPKWREPDEIVRLACLVVVSREGESLPEDAEHPARAVHVPRLDVSSTEVRRRVAAGEPIRYLVPDGVRAVIEREGLYRG
- the secA gene encoding preprotein translocase subunit SecA produces the protein MLKSIVRAVFGTRHQRELKRLQPVVDEINREFERLQTLSDDELRAQTEKFRAYIAESTADVRAELEALREERRHSESAAEREELSQRMGAVETRLKEATEAALDEILPEAFATVKEACRRLVGTEVTVTGQTLLWDMVPYDVQLIGGIVLHQGKVAEMATGEGKTLVATLPLYLNALTGRGAHLVTVNAYLAQRDSEWMGHVYKFLGLTVGCIDLHEPNTPERREAYGADITYGTNNEFGFDYLRDNMVHELAHRVQRGHAFAIVDEVDSVLIDEARTPLIISGPVGTETNAAYARYNPSVSDLYRRQTRIVNELIAQAEKDIEGGDLYSAGERLFLARRGTPRNKRLLKLLADDPGLQKSISKVERDYMLEKKVHELEEQLLFSMDEKGHNVHLTDQGLDVLAPDDHEAFVVPDISEAVHRVEADPTLSLDEKRDAIATLEREYAEKSEKIHVIHQLLKAYTLFNKDEQYVIQGGEVMIVDEFTGRMMPGRRWSDGLHQAVEAKEGVSVRAETQTLATITIQNYFRMYDKLGGMTGTAETEEGEFHSIYGLEVMVIPTNRPARRDDRHDLVYKTKREKYNALIQEIGRLHAMELPVLVGTVSVDVSETLSRMLKRAGIPHEVLNAKQHQREAEIVARAGQPGSVTIATNMAGRGTDIKLGPGVTEARTIAWLKEKGADLKALSTVPDPAQAVDLATQPDDYVVEEGGLHILGSERHESRRIDRQLRGRAGRQGDPGASQFFLSLEDDLMRLFGSERIAGIMDKLGAEEGEVITHPWITGSISSAQKRVEMQHFDSRKRLLDYDDVMNQQREVVYDLRTFALEGGEELRGEVWEMIERALPPLVDEYTDAAHPEEWDLAGLRQRLMLDFFISADRLPGEDGAGEGFDTRDEVREYVLETAREAYHRKLDQFGEAAEAVQRFIVLSTIDEKWKDHLYDLDHLKASIGFRGWGQKDPLIEYKKEAYDMFEDLMRDMYASVARFAFRAQLTPAAPPPPPPPPLFGTPMRGDEPVEAEYEEESPAAAEPEAPAPRPRATLGINPHAAVPPRREQLRTNREAPRPPSRPAAPQAPVGRNDPCPCGSGKKYKNCHGKV